The proteins below come from a single Sorghum bicolor cultivar BTx623 chromosome 4, Sorghum_bicolor_NCBIv3, whole genome shotgun sequence genomic window:
- the LOC8068591 gene encoding putative pentatricopeptide repeat-containing protein At1g68930, which translates to MSRPLSSQYAALLSAAARTEPHVAGALHCVILRTLPHPPPTYLLNHLLTAYGKAGRHARARRVFDAMPHPNLFTYNALLSTLAHARLLSDMEALFASMTQRDIVSYNAVIAGFSGGGSHAQAVRVYLALLQADSSVRPSRITMSTMVMAASALGDRALGKQFHCQILRLGFGANAFVGSPLVDMYAKMSLVGDAKRAFDEVDSKNVVMYNTMITGLLRCKMVEEARRLFEVMTDRDSITWTTMVTGFTQNGLESEALEIFRRMRFQGIAIDQYTFGSILTACGALSALEQGKQIHAYIIRTRYDDNVFVGSALVDMYSKCRSIKLAETVFRRMTCKNIISWTALIVGYGQNGCSEEAVRVFSEMQRDGIDPDDYTLGSVISSCANLASLEEGAQFHCLALVSGLMHYITVSNALVTLYGKCGSIEDAHRLFDEMSFHDQVSWTALVSGYAQFGRAKETIDLFEKMLAKGVKPDGVTFIGVLSACSRAGFVEKGRSYFHSMQKDHGIVPIDDHYTCMIDLYSRSGKLKEAEEFIKQMPMHPDAIGWGTLLSACRLRGDMEIGKWAAENLLEIDPQNPASYVLLCSMHAAKGQWNEVAQLRRGMRDRQVKKEPGCSWIKYKNKVHIFSADDQSHPCSKGIYEKLEWLNSKMLEEGYKPDVSSVLHDVADTDKVHMVSHHSEKLAIAFGLIFVPQEMPIRIVKNLRVCVDCHNATKFISKITGRDILVRDAVRFHKFSDGVCSCGDFW; encoded by the coding sequence ATGTCCCGCCCGCTCAGCAGCCAGTACGCCGCCCTCCTCTCTGCCGCCGCCCGCACCGAGCCGCACGTCGCTGGCGCACTCCACTGCGTCATCCTCAGGACCCTACCACACCCGCCGCCCACCTACCTCCTCAACCACCTGCTCACCGCCTATGGCAAGGCTGGCCgccacgcgcgcgcgcgccgcgTGTTCGACGCAATGCCCCACCCGAACCTCTTCACCTACAACGCGCTCCTCTCCACTCTCGCCCACGCTAGGCTCCTCAGTGACATGGAGGCCCTCTTCGCATCCATGACACAGCGCGACATTGTCTCCTACAATGCGGTCATCGCCGGCTTCTCTGGTGGTGGCTCGCATGCTCAGGCAGTCAGGGTGTACCTCGCGTTACTTCAGGCGGATAGTAGCGTCAGGCCTAGCCGAATCACAATGTCGACCATGGTCATGGCAGCATCGGCCTTGGGTGACCGCGCCCTTGGTAAGCAGTTTCATTGTCAGATTCTGCGGCTTGGGTTTGGGGCGAATGCCTTTGTCGGGAGCCCACTGGTTGATATGTATGCCAAGATGAGCCTCGTTGGAGATGCCAAGCGAGCCTTCGATGAAGTGGACAGCAAGAATGTGGTGATGTATAACACGATGATCACCGGGCTGCTCCGATGCAAGATGGTTGAAGAAGCAAGGCGATTGTTTGAGGTAATGACGGACAGAGATTCCATTACATGGACCACAATGGTTACGGGGTTCACCCAGAATGGATTGGAGTCAGAGGCTCTTGAAATTTTTAGGAGGATGAGGTTTCAGGGCATTGCTATTGATCAGTACACCTTCGGAAGCATCCTTACAGCTTGCGGTGCCCTTTCAGCCTTGGAACAGGGGAAACAGATCCATGCCTACATAATTAGGACTCGCTACGATGACAATGTCTTTGTCGGGAGTGCGCTTGTTGACATGTACTCAAAGTGCAGGAGCATCAAACTGGCAGAAACTGTTTTCAGGAGGATGACGTGCAAAAACATCATCTCGTGGACTGCATTGATTGTTGGTTATGGACAGAATGGGTGCAGTGAGGAGGCTGTCAGGGTGTTCTCTGAGATGCAAAGGGATGGCATTGATCCTGATGATTACACCCTAGGAAGTGTTATAAGTTCTTGCGCTAACCTAGCAAGCTTAGAGGAAGGAGCTCAGTTCCACTGCCTAGCGCTTGTGTCAGGATTGATGCATTACATCACAGTGTCCAATGCACTAGTTACCTTGTATGGGAAGTGTGGTAGCATTGAGGATGCACACAGATTGTTTGATGAGATGTCGTTTCACGATCAAGTCTCCTGGACAGCACTTGTCTCTGGGTACGCTCAGTTTGGGAGGGCAAAAGAAACTATCGATTTGTTTGAGAAGATGTTGGCTAAGGGCGTGAAGCCTGATGGAGTAACATTTATCGGCGTTCTTTCTGCTTGCAGTCGTGCCGGGTTTGTTGAGAAAGGCCGCAGCTACTTCCATTCCATGCAGAAGGACCATGGTATTGTGCCCATAGATGATCACTACACCTGTATGATTGACTTGTATAGCAGATCTGGGAAATTAAAAGAAGCTGAGGAGTTCATAAAGCAGATGCCGATGCACCCTGACGCAATTGGATGGGGAACATTGCTGAGTGCTTGCAGGTTGCGTGGTGACATGGAAATCGGCAAATGGGCTGCTGAGAATCTCTTAGAAATCGATCCTCAGAACCCGGCAAGCTACGTGTTGCTATGCAGCATGCATGCTGCTAAAGGTCAATGGAATGAGGTTGCCCAGCTAAGGCGTGGAATGAGGGACAGGCAAGTGAAGAAGGAGCCAGGTTGTAGCTGGATCAAGTATAAGAATAAAGTTCACATCTTTTCTGCTGATGACCAGTCTCACCCCTGCTCCAAGGGAATTTATGAAAAGCTTGAGTGGCTCAACTCCAAGATGCTTGAAGAAGGATACAAACCTGATGTCAGTTCAGTGCTGCATGATGTTGCAGATACTGATAAGGTTCACATGGTCAGCCATCACAGCGAAAAGCTTGCGATTGCTTTCGGATTAATATTTGTTCCACAGGAAATGCCAATTCGAATTGTCAAGAATCTGCGGGTTTGTGTAGATTGTCACAATGCTACAAAGTTCATATCTAAGATTACTGGCCGTGATATTCTTGTGAGGGATGCTGTTAGATTTCACAAGTTCAGCGATGGGGTATGCTCTTGTGGAGACTTCTGGTGA
- the LOC110434839 gene encoding zinc finger BED domain-containing protein RICESLEEPER 1-like, with translation MAVYMAMWPMGRRHGPRHGLLARPTGGTARQAACPCRHGPVPRVVHGPPAWPMTRHGHGTPKTPARRLAPSPTRLPLVVPDAASSSSGGAMARPPKRPCSPSRDGAGGAGRGRIRPPLNPSGLVTKPVGVDVPPHRADGDEPEPEEELEIGNDDDVREDTSVLFGIDIGDGPNPIGVVDLDPSEDTNGNAISSGKRSACWEDFVPILDDNEVRTHAICKRCGKKFAARASIGTGSLNRHMLACRKKHDNDRKVQSRLSTNADGVHNWIYDASRARDELCWLIARLDLPLGIGETQAFEDYIKRAHNPRFQKVSRQTTTRDMWKLFNEQRALLKNSLMPACSSVALTSDIWSGNAKEDYISVVAHYVGADWELHKKVIGFRLIDAAHTVENIAEKIDSVVEEFGLIDKVFVVSLDDASANTKTFEILEPIFFGYMGSYPAPTRDDPLKVKYLLVHQRCACHIINLIVKSGLKRFDPYLDAFRTAINFLNSSNTRIALFKNYCNAQGIRPRKFGLDMDVRWNSTYLMLKHLLPYKDVFSVWCNSNYGETLLTPLHWYVAEQIMKFLQLFYDATVVLSGVYYPTAPLMLHHLLDFAEHLHKAEHDENFRSIAIPMKNKFLKYWKTIPLLYSYAFILDPRAKMKGFFNVLELLAQYTGTSYSYSLYYGDVKAQLTRLFSKYQEKFGEAPRPERPAMPTAHSGKSKQAWGKIYGGPDASSGPSSSSTQSSSGVNELCTARILEDRRRRLLPEHVEMLTCLKDWDQGARKEQHAPEDKGLEELFDSLFLDEGEGSGGAAAGAGG, from the exons ATGGCCGTATATATGGCCATGTGGCCCATGGGCCGGCGACACGGCCCACGGCACGGCCTTTTGGCACGGCCCAcgggcggcacggcacggcaggcCGCGTGCCCGTGCCGGCACGGCCCGGTGCCCCGTGTAGTGCATGGGCCGCCGGCTTGGCCCATGACACGGCACGGGCACGGCACGCCCAAAACGCCGGCACGgcgcctcgcgccctcgcccACGCG GTTGCCGTTGGTGGTGCCTGACGCTGCGTCGTCCTCCTCTGGAGGCGCCATGGCAAGGCCGCCAAAGCGCCCATGTTCACCGTCGAGGGACGGTGCTGGAGGTGCTGGTAGGGGGCGGATCCGGCCTCCCCTCAATCCATCGGGCTTGGTGACGAAGCCAGTTGGCGTGGATGTTCCACCACACCGTGCCGACGGCGACGAGCCGGAGCCCGAGGAGGAGCTGGAGATCGGGAACGACGACGACGTCCGCGAGGACACATCAGTGCTGTTCGGCATCGATATCGGTGACGGCCCGAACCCGATCGGTGTGGTGGACTTGGATCCGTCCGAGGATACTAATGGTAATGCTATCTCATCTGGTAAGCGCTCTGCTTGTTGGGAGGATTTTGTCCCTATCCTTGACGACAATGAGGTTCGAACTCACGCCATCTGTAAACGTTGTGGTAAAAAATTTGCTGCTAGAGCTTCGATTGGCACTGGATCCTTGAATAGGCACATGCTTGCTTGTAGGAAAAAACATGATAATGATCGTAAGGTCCAATCTAGGTTGTCTACGAATGCTGATGGGGTGCATAACTGGATTTATGATGCTTCTCGTGCTCGTGATGAACTGTGTTGGTTGATTGCTAGGCTTGATCTTCCATTAGGCATTGGTGAGACACAGGCCTTTGAAGATTACATTAAGCGTGCTCATAATCCTAGGTTCCAGAAGGTTTCTAGGCAGACCACTACTAGAGACATGTGGAAATTGTTTAATGAACAACGTGCTTTGCTTAAGAATTCTTTGATGCCTGCTTGTTCATCTGTTGCTTTAACATCTGATATCTGGTCTGGTAATGCTAAGGAGGATTATATTTCTGTTGTTGCTCATTATGTTGGTGCTGATTGGGAGTTGCATAAAAAAGTTATTGGGTTTAGGCTCATTGATGCAGCACATACTGTTGAGAACATAGCTGAAAAAATAGACAGTGTAGTTGAGGAGTTTGGTTTGATTGATAAGGTCTTTGTTGTGTCTCTTGATGATGCTTCAGCTAATACTAAGACTTTTGAAATCTTGGAACCTATCTTCTTTGGTTACATGGGATCATATCCTGCACCTACGAGGGATGATCCTCTCAAAGTCAAGTATTTGCTTGTGCATCAGCGTTGTGCATGCCATATTATTAATCTGATTGTTAAGTCTGGCTTAAAGAGGTTTGATCCCTATCTTGATGCTTTCAGAACTGCAATAAACTTTCTGAATTCCTCTAATACCAGAATTGCTTTGTTTAAGAATTACTGTAATGCTCAGGGTATTAGACCTAGAAAATTTGGCTTAGATATGGATGTTAGATGGAATTCTACCTATTTGATGCTTAAGCATTTGCTGCCATATAAAGATGTATTTTCTGTGTGGTGCAACTCTAATTATGGTGAAACATTGTTGACTCCCCTACACTGGTATGTGGCTGAGCAGATCATGAAGTTCCTGCAACTGTTTTATGATGCAACTGTTGTTCTGTCTGGTGTTTACTATCCCACTGCTCCACTTATGTTgcatcatttgcttgactttgcTGAGCATTTGCATAAAGCTGAACATGATGAGAATTTCAGAAGCATTGCAATTCCTATGAAAAATAAGTTCCTTAAATATTGGAAGACAATCCCTCTGTTGTATTCTTATGCATTCATTCTTGATCCTAGAGCTAAGATGAAAGGGTTCTTTAATGTGCTTGAATTACTTGCTCAATATACTGGTACCTCTTATAGTTATAGTCTATACTATGGTGATGTGAAAGCTCAACTAACCAGATTGTTTAGCAAGTATCAGGAGAAATTTGGTGAAGCTCCTCGGCCTGAGAGGCCTGCAATGCCTACTGCTCATTCAGGTAAAAGCAAGCAGGCATGGGGAAAGATCTATGGAGGTCCTGATGCATCATCTGGCCCCTCCTCTTCATCTACTCAATCTAGTTCTGGTGTTAATGAGCT CTGTACAGCCAGGATACTCGAAGACCGACGGCGGCGCTTGTTGCCTGAGCATGTGGAGATGCTCACCTGCCTGAAGGACTGGGACCAAGGGGCCAGAAAAGAACAGCATGCACCTGAGGACAAGGGCCTAGAGGAGTTGTTCGACAGCTTATTCCTGGATGAAGGAGAAGGCAGCGGTGGTGCTGCTGCTGGAGCTGGCGGTTAG